One Methanolobus sp. WCC4 DNA segment encodes these proteins:
- the wrbA gene encoding NAD(P)H:quinone oxidoreductase, translated as MIDPYSSLYMFGRYSSGSGIMKINVIFYSLYGHNYKMAEAVSEGAREVEGADVGLYQIQETFTPEILEKMGATESKKSFEHIPVATIEDLTEADAIIFGTPTRFGMMAAQMRAFLDRTGGIWVKGALIGKVGSVFTSSSTQHGGQESTILSFHTTLLHHGMIIVGVPYSETRQSVLDEITGGSPYGASTIAGGGPDTRHPSENELGIARFQGRHVAEITKRLVGE; from the coding sequence GTGATCGACCCATATTCATCACTGTATATGTTCGGTCGTTACAGTTCAGGAAGTGGGATCATGAAGATCAATGTTATTTTTTACAGTCTCTACGGACACAATTACAAAATGGCTGAAGCAGTTTCAGAGGGCGCCAGGGAAGTGGAAGGTGCGGATGTTGGTCTGTATCAGATCCAGGAAACCTTCACACCTGAGATACTGGAAAAGATGGGTGCAACAGAATCCAAAAAGAGCTTTGAGCACATACCTGTTGCAACAATAGAGGATCTTACAGAAGCAGATGCCATTATATTTGGAACTCCAACGAGGTTCGGGATGATGGCCGCACAGATGCGTGCCTTCCTTGACAGGACAGGAGGCATCTGGGTGAAAGGAGCCCTTATTGGAAAAGTAGGCAGTGTATTCACATCCAGCAGCACCCAGCATGGCGGTCAGGAATCAACGATACTGAGCTTCCACACGACACTGCTGCATCACGGTATGATCATAGTTGGCGTTCCGTATTCTGAAACAAGGCAGTCTGTCCTTGATGAGATCACAGGTGGAAGTCCCTATGGCGCTTCTACAATTGCTGGCGGTGGTCCTGACACCAGGCATCCAAGTGAGAATGAATTGGGAATTGCGAGGTTCCAGGGAAGGCATGTTGCTGAGATCACTAAGAGGCTGGTCGGAGAGTGA
- a CDS encoding helix-turn-helix transcriptional regulator — MRTRIKEFRARYDMTQEDLANRVGVRRETIGFLEKGKYNPSLKLAYKVSRVLETTIEELFIFEVSDLE; from the coding sequence ATGAGGACAAGGATCAAGGAATTCAGGGCCAGATACGACATGACCCAGGAAGACCTTGCGAACAGGGTAGGAGTCAGGAGAGAGACTATAGGCTTTCTGGAAAAAGGGAAGTACAATCCCTCACTAAAACTTGCATATAAGGTATCAAGGGTACTGGAAACAACAATAGAGGAACTGTTCATCTTTGAAGTGTCAGACCTTGAATAA
- a CDS encoding molybdenum-dependent transcriptional regulator has protein sequence MEAKTKVWLAEEGKPLIGAGKVELLKAIDEERSLRKACMKMDISYKHAWNVLNKISERLGKDVVTTVRGGKDQGTFLTDEGRRLIEEYEMNRKFINNTMEDEGSWENLGLAISARNKILGKVISVEKDGIVGKVRIEIEPTALTSVITSEAIDRLDIKEGDEVFAIIKSTEVLIGKKMKEG, from the coding sequence ATGGAAGCGAAAACAAAGGTATGGCTTGCAGAAGAAGGAAAACCGCTGATAGGTGCAGGGAAGGTAGAGCTCCTCAAGGCCATAGATGAGGAAAGGTCACTTCGAAAAGCCTGCATGAAAATGGACATATCCTACAAACATGCGTGGAACGTACTCAACAAGATCAGTGAAAGACTGGGCAAAGACGTTGTTACAACCGTCAGGGGCGGAAAGGACCAGGGAACCTTCCTCACGGATGAAGGACGCAGGCTCATAGAAGAATACGAGATGAACAGGAAGTTCATCAACAACACCATGGAGGACGAGGGTTCATGGGAGAATCTCGGACTTGCAATATCTGCGCGTAATAAGATCCTGGGGAAAGTGATCAGTGTGGAAAAAGATGGGATCGTCGGAAAAGTCAGGATAGAGATAGAACCCACTGCACTCACATCAGTGATAACTTCAGAAGCTATCGACAGGCTTGATATCAAAGAAGGGGACGAGGTATTCGCGATAATCAAGTCTACCGAGGTCCTTATTGGTAAAAAGATGAAAGAGGGCTAA